The Aliivibrio fischeri genome contains a region encoding:
- the gcvA gene encoding transcriptional regulator GcvA: MKLHHLNGLRAFEASARHLSFSLAAKELNVTPAAIGQQVKLLEEWLGISLFERRTSGVSRLVLTKEALLGLPEITRGFEHLTQGLDLLKPTENSPILTVAVSPAFAAKWLLMRIDDFQTSYPEWDLRLDTNIRTVDYLTESIDVGIRYGKGQWEGLEASLLMTESVFPVCSPELLNKGINGIESIAQFPLLHDISLPKESGFPSWKAWFEQNGIFDVNTEKGLKINNSASVIQAAINGQGIALGRSVLVKDDLDCGRLVQLFPDLESTIELAYYVVWKKKGIVSDKISVFKEWLHQQIE, from the coding sequence ATGAAGTTGCACCATTTAAATGGTTTGAGAGCCTTTGAAGCTTCAGCACGACATTTGAGTTTTTCTTTAGCGGCGAAAGAGCTAAACGTCACTCCTGCAGCAATTGGGCAGCAAGTAAAACTATTGGAAGAATGGTTGGGCATTTCTTTGTTCGAAAGGCGAACATCAGGAGTATCTCGTTTAGTCTTAACTAAAGAAGCGCTGTTAGGTTTACCTGAAATTACGCGCGGATTTGAGCATTTAACACAAGGTTTAGATTTATTAAAACCAACGGAAAACAGTCCTATTTTAACTGTAGCAGTAAGCCCTGCATTTGCAGCTAAATGGTTATTAATGCGCATAGATGATTTTCAAACTTCTTACCCTGAGTGGGATTTAAGACTAGATACAAATATTCGAACAGTGGATTATCTTACCGAAAGCATTGATGTTGGGATTCGTTATGGAAAAGGTCAGTGGGAAGGATTAGAAGCATCGCTATTAATGACAGAGTCTGTTTTTCCAGTATGTTCTCCTGAGTTACTCAATAAAGGTATTAATGGTATTGAGTCGATTGCTCAATTTCCTTTATTGCATGATATCTCTCTGCCTAAAGAAAGCGGTTTTCCTTCTTGGAAGGCGTGGTTTGAACAGAATGGTATTTTTGATGTAAATACAGAAAAAGGACTAAAAATAAATAACTCTGCTTCTGTTATTCAAGCTGCAATTAATGGACAAGGCATAGCTTTGGGGCGAAGTGTATTAGTCAAAGATGATTTAGATTGCGGACGATTAGTACAGTTGTTCCCTGATCTTGAATCGACCATAGAGTTAGCCTATTACGTTGTGTGGAAAAAAAAGGGGATTGTGAGTGATAAAATCAGCGTATTTAAAGAGTGGTTACATCAGCAAATAGAATAA
- a CDS encoding NAD(P)-binding protein has protein sequence MKTDYLIIGAGLSGLYLAYQLEKMGKKYQIIESRQRIGGRILSLDSMDMGPSWFWPQMHRASHNLLMI, from the coding sequence ATGAAAACAGACTATCTAATTATTGGGGCTGGTTTAAGCGGCTTATACCTAGCTTATCAACTTGAAAAAATGGGTAAAAAGTATCAGATAATTGAATCACGTCAGCGTATTGGTGGACGAATTTTATCATTAGATAGCATGGATATGGGGCCTTCTTGGTTTTGGCCACAAATGCACCGCGCATCACACAACTTATTGATGATTTAG
- a CDS encoding methyl-accepting chemotaxis protein produces the protein MNFFSVKNKLLILSLTSVIGVSLLIGLMIAGQFIDVPDDIRIVTDTVLISLLITSGLMSIILFFSISPALSALERHLEMLINFDLNEGPICDWIDKGRFVKHEFGSIAEKLKLFRISIHQLIGNITNTNNLIHEKTEQFTNLAVTLNDTSVDQESQLTLIVTASDEMNSSISSVAVSSESLVGQSQEALELTEEAKVLVEESMKSVQEANSIIETCGTAIRKLKSENERINSVISMISSIADQTNLLALNAAIEAARAGESGRGFAVVADEVRVLAQKTQQSTSEINTIVDTINMETEHVFNMMESQILVAINDCVDKSVKVVESIDYVNEQVGKMRDSNILVSTATEEQATVINDVNVNINEIYLMNKSSSDIISQVNEDIIVIKEMTVELESDLYKFKI, from the coding sequence GTGAATTTTTTTAGTGTGAAGAATAAATTATTAATATTATCTTTAACAAGTGTTATTGGTGTATCTTTATTAATTGGGTTAATGATTGCTGGTCAGTTTATTGATGTTCCTGATGATATTAGGATTGTAACAGATACGGTACTAATATCATTATTAATAACGAGCGGGTTGATGTCTATTATTCTTTTTTTTAGTATATCACCAGCTTTGTCTGCTTTAGAAAGACACCTAGAAATGTTAATTAATTTCGATCTGAATGAGGGCCCTATTTGTGATTGGATAGATAAAGGACGCTTTGTAAAACACGAGTTTGGAAGTATCGCAGAGAAGTTAAAATTGTTCCGAATATCAATACATCAATTAATTGGAAATATTACAAATACAAATAATTTAATTCATGAAAAGACAGAACAATTTACTAATTTAGCGGTTACATTGAATGATACGTCTGTGGACCAAGAGTCACAATTAACACTTATCGTGACAGCAAGTGATGAAATGAATTCATCGATATCCAGCGTAGCTGTAAGCTCAGAATCTCTAGTTGGTCAATCCCAGGAAGCTCTTGAGTTAACAGAAGAAGCTAAGGTGTTAGTTGAAGAATCGATGAAATCAGTTCAAGAAGCCAACTCCATAATTGAAACTTGTGGAACTGCGATTAGGAAGTTGAAATCAGAAAATGAACGTATAAACTCAGTTATTAGTATGATAAGTAGTATTGCAGATCAAACCAATTTATTAGCTTTGAATGCAGCAATAGAAGCAGCAAGAGCTGGCGAATCAGGACGAGGCTTTGCCGTTGTTGCTGATGAAGTTCGAGTTTTAGCTCAAAAGACACAACAGTCTACCAGTGAAATTAATACTATCGTTGACACTATAAATATGGAAACAGAACATGTTTTTAATATGATGGAATCTCAAATATTGGTTGCTATTAATGATTGCGTTGACAAATCGGTGAAAGTTGTCGAATCAATTGATTATGTTAATGAGCAGGTTGGAAAAATGAGAGATTCAAATATTTTAGTATCTACAGCAACGGAAGAGCAAGCTACTGTCATTAATGATGTTAATGTAAATATTAATGAGATTTACCTAATGAATAAATCATCAAGTGATATAATTAGTCAAGTTAACGAAGATATAATAGTTATAAAAGAAATGACGGTAGAATTAGAGTCTGATTTATATAAATTTAAGATTTAG
- a CDS encoding MarR family transcriptional regulator, which translates to MEKHEEVLVAIRQIIRAIDLHSKKLSKEYGLTGPQLILMRAIQEMDNVTIKELSKHTNVSQATTTTIIDRLELNGYVQRIRSESDRRKVHAHLTDKGKELLDNAPLPLQDSFVNKFHNLEAWEQSLLLSSVQRVSAMMNAEDIDAAPVLQLEGIAKS; encoded by the coding sequence TTGGAAAAACATGAAGAAGTTCTGGTCGCTATACGCCAAATAATTCGAGCTATTGATTTACACTCGAAAAAATTAAGCAAAGAGTATGGGTTAACAGGCCCTCAACTGATACTCATGCGCGCGATTCAAGAAATGGATAATGTGACAATCAAAGAGTTATCAAAACACACTAATGTAAGCCAAGCGACAACAACGACCATTATTGATCGTTTAGAACTTAACGGCTATGTTCAACGAATTCGTAGCGAATCAGACCGCCGTAAAGTTCATGCTCATTTAACTGATAAAGGAAAAGAGTTACTGGATAACGCTCCCCTTCCTTTACAAGACAGCTTTGTGAATAAGTTTCATAATCTAGAAGCGTGGGAACAGAGTCTTCTTTTATCATCAGTGCAGCGTGTATCCGCTATGATGAATGCAGAAGATATCGATGCGGCTCCAGTACTACAACTTGAAGGTATTGCTAAAAGTTAG
- a CDS encoding acetyltransferase, which produces MAHIVVLHGLYMHGLVMKPLASRLRRKGHSVQVVSYNSVRINEALLFKRIRNCLSETEKNVIVGHSLGGILAVHFVNSHNDKHTPIDSIVTIGSPLQGASIAKEIQNRKLGFILGNSKEQGLVDVNQLTVDCPIGSIAGTLPIGIRSSIIRDRVPSDGTVTVEETVLPELKDHLCLNYSHTSLIYAKQTVEQIDYFIHHHEFKRVVEQRESVEC; this is translated from the coding sequence ATGGCTCACATTGTTGTGTTACATGGTTTGTATATGCATGGTCTTGTGATGAAACCGTTGGCTTCTCGGTTAAGACGTAAAGGTCATAGCGTCCAAGTGGTCAGCTATAACTCGGTGCGAATTAACGAGGCGTTGCTTTTCAAACGGATCCGTAATTGTTTATCTGAAACGGAAAAAAATGTCATTGTAGGACACAGTTTAGGTGGCATTCTCGCTGTTCATTTTGTCAATTCACATAATGATAAACATACCCCTATTGATTCTATTGTTACCATTGGCTCTCCACTTCAAGGTGCTTCGATTGCTAAAGAAATACAAAATAGAAAACTTGGTTTTATCTTAGGTAATTCAAAAGAACAAGGTCTTGTAGATGTAAATCAATTAACTGTAGATTGCCCAATTGGTTCTATTGCTGGAACCTTACCTATTGGTATTCGTTCTTCGATTATTCGTGATAGAGTCCCTTCTGATGGTACCGTGACGGTTGAAGAAACAGTATTACCTGAGCTAAAAGATCATTTGTGTTTAAATTATTCTCATACGAGTTTGATATACGCAAAACAAACTGTAGAGCAAATTGACTATTTTATTCATCATCATGAATTTAAAAGAGTGGTTGAGCAGAGAGAAAGCGTGGAGTGTTAG
- the pepE gene encoding dipeptidase PepE has product MDILLLSNGKIAGNNHVMEFASEAIIEQIQRTKAKNLVLIPYAVIRSSHDDRVALVQQTFDHIGLDCKVTGLHRSEDPVKTIQEADGILVSGGNTWVLNKTLHDLGLIGPIRKAVLDNGVPYIGWSAGTNIGCPTIRTTNDMPIITGAILPSLNLVPFQINPHYLEASVEGHFGETRDERIQEFLEVNKHEPVVGIPEGTWLHILDGKLSYHTANEKPLKLFSHGKDPVYYSAGDDIQFLMEHSC; this is encoded by the coding sequence ATGGATATTTTATTATTAAGTAACGGCAAAATTGCGGGAAATAATCACGTAATGGAGTTTGCAAGTGAAGCGATTATTGAACAAATTCAACGCACAAAAGCAAAGAATTTAGTTCTTATTCCTTATGCTGTTATTCGCTCAAGTCACGATGATCGTGTTGCCTTGGTTCAACAAACATTTGATCATATTGGGTTAGATTGCAAAGTAACAGGATTGCATCGTTCAGAAGATCCTGTGAAAACTATCCAAGAAGCGGATGGAATTTTGGTTAGCGGTGGCAATACTTGGGTATTAAATAAAACACTGCATGATTTAGGCTTGATTGGTCCTATTCGTAAAGCGGTCCTTGATAATGGTGTTCCATACATTGGGTGGAGTGCAGGAACGAATATAGGCTGTCCAACGATTCGTACAACGAACGATATGCCAATCATTACTGGCGCTATTCTGCCTTCATTGAATTTAGTTCCATTCCAAATTAACCCCCATTATTTAGAAGCGTCTGTTGAAGGGCATTTTGGTGAAACCCGTGATGAGCGTATTCAAGAGTTTTTGGAAGTGAACAAGCATGAGCCCGTCGTTGGTATTCCTGAAGGTACTTGGCTGCACATTCTTGATGGTAAGTTGAGTTATCACACAGCAAATGAAAAGCCATTAAAACTATTCAGTCATGGTAAAGACCCCGTGTATTATAGCGCTGGAGATGATATTCAATTCTTAATGGAACACAGCTGTTAA
- a CDS encoding AI-2E family transporter: MKLDHNFSNQAIDAFIKISALSVLVLWCFSILKPFLLLMVWGGIIATALYPIVAFFSKKTALSESKVSIILTVIGVLLLLIPLIALSTGIYTSGTELFLGYQDGSIAIPKPKERMQDWPIIGHEAYSFMSLASSNLESLLFKYSAEVKVVAAKAASLVGSLGGGFIQFIVSTIIAGVFMANAAKCERAFILITNRLTGKHGEELIKLSKITIRSVVQGVIGVAVIQATMAGLGMAVVGISASVLGLWVFLVLVFAIIQLPPILILLPIIFYVFSVDTTTTGVLFAVWCVLVSSSDAILKPVLLSRGSHIPIIVILLGALGGMAMSGIVGLFVGAVVLSLTYQMFTVWLKNEAEETQNAKDNP, encoded by the coding sequence ATGAAACTTGATCATAATTTCTCTAACCAAGCGATCGACGCATTTATTAAAATTAGTGCTCTTTCTGTGCTTGTTTTATGGTGTTTTTCTATCTTAAAACCATTTCTTTTATTAATGGTATGGGGAGGAATTATTGCAACCGCTTTATACCCAATTGTTGCTTTCTTTAGTAAGAAAACAGCATTAAGTGAAAGCAAAGTGAGTATTATTTTAACGGTTATTGGGGTATTACTGTTATTGATTCCATTGATAGCGCTTTCTACAGGTATTTACACGAGTGGAACTGAGTTATTTTTAGGTTATCAAGATGGCAGTATTGCTATACCTAAACCAAAAGAACGTATGCAAGACTGGCCGATTATTGGTCACGAAGCTTATTCTTTTATGTCATTAGCATCATCGAATCTAGAAAGTTTACTTTTTAAATACAGCGCAGAAGTGAAAGTGGTGGCTGCAAAAGCCGCGTCACTGGTTGGCTCTCTTGGCGGTGGATTTATTCAATTTATTGTCTCTACAATTATCGCAGGCGTGTTTATGGCCAATGCGGCTAAATGTGAACGTGCCTTTATTTTAATTACTAACCGATTGACGGGTAAGCATGGTGAAGAGTTAATAAAACTTTCAAAAATCACTATAAGAAGTGTCGTTCAAGGGGTGATTGGTGTCGCGGTAATACAAGCTACAATGGCAGGATTAGGAATGGCGGTGGTTGGCATTTCTGCATCAGTTCTTGGATTGTGGGTATTTCTTGTTCTTGTCTTTGCTATTATTCAGTTACCGCCTATTTTGATTCTTCTGCCCATCATTTTTTATGTATTCAGCGTTGATACAACGACAACCGGTGTATTGTTTGCTGTGTGGTGTGTATTGGTAAGCAGCAGTGACGCAATTTTAAAGCCGGTATTGTTAAGCCGTGGCTCTCATATTCCTATTATTGTGATTCTACTGGGAGCGTTAGGAGGAATGGCAATGTCTGGAATTGTTGGTTTGTTTGTTGGTGCCGTTGTGTTGAGTCTTACCTACCAGATGTTTACTGTATGGCTTAAGAACGAAGCTGAAGAAACTCAAAATGCAAAAGATAATCCATAG
- a CDS encoding FAD-dependent oxidoreductase has product MVLATNAPRITQLIDDLELPIFPQYSQGAYLLENQPNSAPIRYESGFEQSPVSMRIAGGMQSLVETLFNLLPANRIRLDSTVTHVNYKQNSYSDITVDQNDKKQIIETKHVIFATPLRLLSERITFNPSLPTDVKKHFASTPTWMAGQAKFFAEYNTPFWRKNGLSGSASSHIGPLIEIHDASTFEDSGALFGFVGVDASTRIKAGEARIKQAAIEQLSRIFGEQAAFPTDVKLLDWSQEANTATQADHQSPRNHPSYGLPTAAKELRQLHWHFAGTEAAEENGGYLEGALEAADAVINTLDCD; this is encoded by the coding sequence TTGGTTTTGGCCACAAATGCACCGCGCATCACACAACTTATTGATGATTTAGAATTGCCTATTTTCCCACAATATTCTCAAGGAGCCTATTTACTAGAAAATCAACCTAACAGCGCACCTATCAGATACGAATCAGGGTTTGAACAATCTCCAGTATCAATGAGAATTGCTGGTGGAATGCAATCCCTTGTTGAGACGCTATTTAATTTACTTCCTGCTAACCGCATTCGATTAGATAGCACGGTCACTCACGTTAATTACAAACAAAATAGTTATTCAGATATCACTGTTGATCAAAATGACAAAAAGCAAATTATCGAAACAAAGCATGTCATTTTTGCTACGCCTTTACGTCTTTTATCTGAGCGTATTACGTTTAATCCTAGCTTGCCTACAGATGTAAAAAAACACTTTGCTTCAACGCCGACATGGATGGCAGGTCAAGCAAAATTCTTTGCAGAATATAACACGCCTTTCTGGCGAAAAAATGGATTATCAGGCTCAGCAAGCAGCCATATTGGTCCGTTAATTGAAATTCATGATGCCAGTACATTTGAGGACTCAGGTGCTTTATTCGGTTTTGTAGGAGTCGATGCGTCAACACGTATAAAAGCAGGCGAAGCTCGTATTAAACAAGCGGCAATAGAGCAATTAAGTCGGATTTTTGGTGAGCAAGCCGCCTTCCCTACTGATGTTAAATTATTAGATTGGAGCCAAGAAGCTAATACAGCAACGCAGGCCGATCACCAATCACCAAGAAACCACCCTTCTTATGGTTTACCAACGGCTGCAAAAGAGTTACGTCAATTACATTGGCACTTTGCAGGAACAGAAGCCGCAGAAGAAAATGGTGGCTATTTAGAAGGTGCATTAGAAGCCGCCGACGCCGTTATTAATACCCTTGATTGCGATTAA
- a CDS encoding cupin domain-containing protein translates to MKLHTDLSKHAHAIFSQSTWVPSPIKEVSRKMLERDGGEIATATTLVHYEPNSYFSSHIHTGGEEFFVLDGTFADEHGDYPIGTYMRNPVSSSHAPIVEAGCMILVKLGQYQEGDTTPVHIDTHAQDFLPDPSRHHVQYQTLHSFKHESVRLEKWQANQTIELENQGGIELLVLEGKFTHDNTEYQKFDWLRLPIGHSLHASIKEDTCKVWIKTGHHLHQIKNK, encoded by the coding sequence ATGAAATTACACACTGATTTATCAAAACACGCGCATGCAATTTTCTCTCAATCCACATGGGTGCCTTCTCCAATAAAAGAAGTGTCTCGCAAAATGCTTGAACGTGATGGTGGCGAAATAGCAACAGCTACAACCCTAGTTCACTATGAACCTAATAGCTATTTTTCTTCTCATATCCATACCGGCGGTGAAGAGTTTTTTGTTTTAGATGGCACTTTTGCTGATGAGCACGGTGACTACCCTATTGGTACTTATATGCGTAACCCTGTTAGCTCTTCTCACGCTCCAATCGTAGAGGCGGGGTGCATGATTTTAGTTAAGCTAGGGCAATACCAAGAAGGTGACACAACTCCCGTACATATTGATACTCATGCTCAAGATTTTCTTCCTGATCCTTCGCGTCATCACGTGCAATATCAAACGCTACATTCTTTTAAGCATGAGAGTGTTCGTCTCGAAAAGTGGCAAGCAAATCAAACTATCGAACTGGAAAATCAAGGAGGAATTGAACTCTTAGTTCTTGAAGGGAAATTTACTCATGATAATACTGAATATCAAAAATTTGATTGGCTACGTTTACCTATTGGGCATTCCTTACACGCTAGTATCAAGGAAGATACTTGTAAAGTTTGGATAAAAACAGGGCATCACTTACATCAAATTAAAAATAAGTGA
- a CDS encoding AEC family transporter: MDNLITQLLFSASITGPICVMLLLGVLLKRIHLINDNFIEVASKLVFQVTLPAMLFLSIVNAKHDFSSSSHLIIYGLIANFVFFLFTIYSTRFAFKDKQNHGVIIQGGFRANTAIIALAYVANAYGNTGVALAAIYVASTTILYNIQAVIALTPKNENNKKQAIGIIIKTLTKNPLIISIVLGIICSLLSIPVPSMLSQAGQYFANMTLPLALLCAGGSLNLHSMKEESAATWFATSYKLILSPLFITSGGILIGFRGLELGLIFFMSAAPTAAASYVMARAMGGNAILAANIIAQTTVASLFTCTLGIFVLSSFNLI; this comes from the coding sequence ATGGATAACCTCATTACACAGTTATTATTTTCAGCTTCAATAACTGGCCCTATTTGTGTCATGTTGCTATTAGGTGTCCTACTTAAACGTATCCATCTTATTAATGATAATTTTATTGAAGTTGCATCTAAGTTGGTCTTTCAAGTGACCTTACCAGCCATGCTTTTTTTAAGTATTGTAAACGCCAAACATGATTTTTCCTCAAGTAGTCATTTAATCATCTATGGGCTTATTGCTAACTTTGTTTTCTTTCTTTTCACTATTTACTCCACCCGATTTGCTTTTAAAGACAAACAAAATCACGGCGTTATTATTCAGGGAGGATTTCGCGCTAACACGGCGATCATCGCTTTAGCTTATGTGGCTAATGCTTATGGAAATACTGGTGTTGCACTGGCTGCCATCTATGTTGCTTCAACAACTATTTTATATAATATTCAGGCTGTTATAGCCCTTACACCTAAGAATGAGAACAATAAAAAACAAGCCATTGGGATAATAATAAAAACACTCACTAAAAACCCATTAATTATTTCCATTGTATTAGGTATTATTTGTTCTCTTCTCTCTATTCCTGTACCTAGTATGCTTTCACAAGCCGGACAATACTTTGCCAATATGACGCTTCCTTTAGCTTTACTATGTGCCGGAGGTTCACTTAATTTACATTCAATGAAAGAAGAGAGTGCTGCTACGTGGTTTGCTACAAGCTATAAACTTATCTTAAGTCCATTATTCATTACATCAGGAGGGATCCTCATAGGATTTAGAGGATTAGAGCTAGGACTTATTTTCTTTATGAGTGCAGCACCAACAGCTGCAGCAAGCTATGTAATGGCTAGAGCAATGGGGGGAAATGCAATATTAGCAGCAAACATCATCGCTCAAACAACCGTAGCCTCACTGTTTACTTGCACTCTAGGTATATTTGTTTTGTCATCATTTAATCTAATTTAA
- the yddG gene encoding aromatic amino acid DMT transporter YddG: MNSSYKYTVAGCSAILLWSLIVGLIRNVTEQLGPIGGAAMIYSVGSLFLIFTVGLPKLKLFSPRYLLIGGGLFVCYEMCLSLALGMANSRNQAVEMSIINYLWPSLTVLFAVLASKKPVSKVIYPAILLSFFGVAWTLSGDQGLSITQLMDNAASNPVSYSLAFTGAFLWAIYCNITKKLANGKNAITWFFMATALSLWCKYAVSDEASIVMTSEAAIDLLLAGVVMGSGYALWNIGIIGGNMVLLATFSYFTPIFSTFFSAWILDIELTIQFWQGVIMVTTASLICWWFTREKS; the protein is encoded by the coding sequence GTGAATTCATCATATAAATATACAGTTGCGGGTTGTTCTGCCATTTTGCTGTGGAGCTTAATTGTTGGGCTTATTCGTAATGTAACTGAGCAGCTTGGCCCGATCGGTGGGGCCGCAATGATTTATAGCGTGGGTTCGTTGTTTTTAATTTTTACTGTAGGTTTGCCTAAATTAAAATTGTTTTCACCTCGTTATTTGCTCATTGGTGGTGGCTTATTTGTTTGCTATGAAATGTGCTTATCTTTAGCTTTAGGTATGGCAAATAGCCGTAACCAAGCGGTTGAAATGAGCATTATCAATTATTTATGGCCATCATTGACTGTATTGTTTGCCGTTCTTGCGAGTAAAAAACCAGTAAGCAAAGTCATTTATCCTGCTATTTTGCTGTCTTTTTTTGGTGTTGCTTGGACATTAAGTGGTGATCAAGGGTTATCTATTACACAATTAATGGATAATGCTGCAAGTAATCCGGTTAGCTATTCTTTGGCGTTTACTGGTGCGTTTCTTTGGGCAATTTATTGCAATATTACGAAGAAATTGGCAAATGGTAAGAATGCGATTACTTGGTTCTTTATGGCAACCGCACTTTCTTTATGGTGCAAATACGCAGTCAGTGATGAAGCATCAATTGTAATGACCAGTGAAGCTGCAATCGATCTGCTGCTTGCAGGTGTTGTAATGGGAAGTGGTTACGCTTTATGGAATATAGGCATTATTGGTGGCAACATGGTGCTGCTTGCGACTTTCTCATATTTTACTCCTATATTTTCAACTTTCTTTTCTGCTTGGATTTTAGACATTGAGTTAACAATTCAATTTTGGCAAGGAGTTATAATGGTGACAACTGCATCTTTAATATGTTGGTGGTTTACGAGAGAAAAAAGCTAA
- a CDS encoding DUF3187 family protein — protein sequence MTLIPTIVGLSSSWVQADTAVTPLKTYVQSPVQSNSLTTELRSAFAMKDDSVELFATGTISSVWAHSESFSMDYYQNQVVTGAQWQITSKFKAELKYQYNYAGNNRLDSFVYGFHDFFGIGQNGRDEVEDDQFSISVPKYGVDIQDFENETLSSALHSYLEYQLFANEHNAVSLGASLYFNKVNSGHFKREAFEQGLQANYSFNYGKHAIFSTLGVTFHDDAVINELPYKENTFAFAIGYGYAITPSHHIVTSYHNYEGTIDDSDDFSESSHEYVLGYRYLLEKAAFEFSVIENAINMDNSTDIAFTFGVRYTL from the coding sequence TTGACTTTAATTCCAACCATAGTTGGTCTGTCTTCTTCTTGGGTACAGGCTGATACTGCTGTCACGCCATTAAAAACTTACGTTCAGTCTCCAGTACAATCAAATAGCTTAACGACAGAGCTTCGTTCTGCTTTTGCCATGAAAGACGATTCTGTAGAGCTGTTCGCTACTGGTACCATTTCTAGTGTTTGGGCTCATTCAGAAAGTTTCAGTATGGATTACTATCAAAACCAAGTAGTCACTGGAGCACAATGGCAAATAACCTCTAAGTTTAAAGCGGAGTTAAAGTATCAATATAACTACGCAGGTAATAATAGGTTAGATTCTTTTGTTTATGGTTTTCATGACTTTTTTGGCATTGGCCAAAATGGAAGAGATGAAGTCGAAGATGATCAATTTTCAATCTCGGTGCCTAAGTATGGGGTGGATATTCAAGATTTTGAAAACGAGACATTATCAAGTGCACTTCATAGCTATTTAGAATATCAATTGTTTGCCAATGAACATAATGCAGTGAGTTTAGGTGCTAGTTTATATTTTAATAAAGTGAATAGTGGTCATTTTAAAAGAGAGGCTTTTGAACAAGGCTTACAGGCAAACTACAGCTTTAACTATGGGAAACACGCTATTTTTTCCACGCTTGGAGTCACTTTTCATGATGATGCGGTGATTAATGAGTTACCGTATAAAGAAAATACGTTCGCTTTCGCTATTGGTTATGGTTACGCCATTACACCATCGCATCATATTGTTACTTCTTATCATAACTATGAAGGAACCATCGATGATAGTGACGATTTTTCAGAGTCTTCTCATGAGTATGTTTTAGGCTACCGCTACTTATTGGAGAAGGCTGCGTTCGAGTTTTCTGTTATTGAAAATGCAATAAATATGGATAACTCGACTGATATCGCGTTTACTTTTGGTGTTCGTTATACATTATAA
- a CDS encoding PA4780 family RIO1-like protein kinase, which yields MKIPNRLLPLVEDGLIDEVLTQLMSGKEASVYIVRSGDNIQCAKVYKEIEQRSFKQAVAYREGRKVKNSRRARAMEKGSKFGRDEQEKVWQNAEIDALYKLSEAGVRVPTPYGCFDGVLLMELVTDNDGSVAPRLNDVTLTKDQAIRDHDLMIQYVTRMLCAGIVHGDLSEFNVLVDHLGPVIIDLPQAVDASANNNAKWMLERDVNNMTTYYGQFAPELLGSEYAKEMWALYEIGELTPNTQLTGVFIDNGRDADVDGLMAEINAVMEEARLRKERQLEDQDID from the coding sequence ATGAAAATACCAAACAGATTACTACCATTAGTTGAAGATGGTTTGATAGATGAAGTTCTGACCCAATTAATGAGTGGTAAGGAAGCCTCGGTCTACATTGTTCGTAGCGGCGATAATATTCAATGTGCAAAAGTATACAAAGAGATTGAACAACGCAGTTTTAAACAAGCGGTAGCCTATCGTGAAGGTCGAAAAGTAAAAAACAGTCGCCGAGCTCGTGCTATGGAAAAAGGCTCTAAATTTGGCCGAGATGAGCAAGAAAAAGTATGGCAAAATGCTGAAATCGATGCCTTATACAAGCTATCAGAAGCAGGTGTTCGGGTTCCTACACCTTATGGCTGTTTTGATGGTGTTTTATTAATGGAGTTGGTTACTGATAATGATGGCTCTGTAGCACCTCGCTTAAATGACGTGACCTTAACCAAAGATCAAGCGATACGTGATCATGACTTAATGATCCAATACGTCACTCGTATGCTGTGTGCAGGTATTGTGCATGGTGACCTGTCTGAGTTTAATGTATTAGTCGATCACCTTGGTCCTGTCATCATAGACTTACCACAAGCGGTTGATGCATCGGCAAACAACAATGCCAAATGGATGCTTGAACGTGATGTGAATAACATGACCACTTATTATGGCCAATTCGCTCCAGAATTACTTGGTTCTGAATACGCAAAAGAAATGTGGGCATTGTATGAAATTGGTGAATTAACACCAAACACGCAGCTTACAGGCGTATTTATTGATAACGGAAGAGACGCTGATGTTGACGGCTTAATGGCTGAAATCAATGCCGTGATGGAAGAAGCCCGCTTACGTAAAGAGCGACAACTTGAAGATCAAGATATCGATTAA